One Tenebrio molitor chromosome 2, icTenMoli1.1, whole genome shotgun sequence genomic region harbors:
- the LOC138123598 gene encoding mucin-2-like, translating to MPPVRWKLLAAMCLVQLLSHTDAQIRQDTISSDGWRPIIGTRKPSYYTPDSSDIYKYDVVSTLSPTMTALPPTASVGPSKRPPPFRGSPKPPHSPGRKIPHQKYPQPNPYYALPTHETHGPHIPLGAVIHTRPSQIGHLKPHVTSSKPFVSVPPNNIQFSTNKRNIKPLRIPTSTTGYRDDIFTASATSGSYSLYKKNQVSNIKPRETVDLGLPGTNHYSIQQPHAHIEFTNRFALPPTSESVFQQYNNPPIPQYVFGKHPQSNDVNYQFHNQNDDFSRNLVPPPHIYQSQDNGRGKQQQNNFGEKAQLQLKKPNVPENVVLQVPPFQFGSSKDNASPVEVQVTKEKLNVFHNDVPQNYNGQYLEFSFQSNRKPTEIPRYEVTEGKIWEQPPPQRPIRTRKPSSSPKQRPELDLNQPAFLPTPYRPEGQSLAPTSPTQSEVSTIFTKLSKLQRNKEATTPNPFGYNVKEVSTHYPIFGKPVFGEPPHSSQELSNDITTHQHHEEVVTTTREPQRIRPHRRRRPDRRTTTTTTTTEVPVEVASYSSQKVQENEAPASAETERPIRQRRPTRYRTTTPATEVEETYTKASRGRNRYRHRNTDNFNYESIRTRPRPSRVETTTKMPENHKSEEEHYGQSGEVMYSESEEAASEKSEEIEESPKAETIELELPGRHYPTEPPKKVRYETIRPFIIITTTEKTPTTNLVIPENEVDSSSESSTEEATTTAAPTTTTTTANPHRIRGRPLKFDNSNRPRFSVKDYRQKLSQYSTTSAPETHRTTSESVRIRLPSRLRRPSTAPTNNHEEESTEPVRSKFVPKDARHGGTTQEANEAVITEKQVKSVNTRLRPFGRYKSTTAATTTTPKVSIKPNLFNRKRPPMLSLRSKIYNKYNKNSTEAVTERATTTEESEVEETTEEYDREAEEDSITEASWKKSTSTEENLDVDTTTVGDISKVDSNMYSQRVSDLTSSAKNDYNTPGLFKSVAPTSRRIPNYFTISTDDPILPIEAFFPNIKDKMRDKDF from the exons ATGCCACCAGTGAGATGGAAACTATTGGCAG cgATGTGTTTGGTGCAACTGCTGTCTCACACAGATGCCCAGATCAGACAG GATACCATATCGTCAGATGGATGGCGGCCGATCATCGGGACCCGTAAACCCAGCTATTACACTCCGGACAGCAGCGACATTTACAAGTACGATGTCGTGTCGACTTTGTCGCCCACCATGACGGCTCTGCCCCCGACTGCATCGGTGGGGCCGTCGAAGAGACCGCCGCCGTTTCGTGGCTCGCCCAAACCCCCGCATTCTCCGG GGAGAAAAATTCCCCACCAGAAGTACCCGCAACCCAACCCTTACTACGCGCTCCCAACCCACGAGACCCACGGTCCTCACATCCCTCTCGGTGCAGTGATCCACACTCGCCCCAGTCAAATCGGTCACCTCAAACCACACGTCACCTCAAGCAAACCATTCGTTTCTGTTCCTCCGAACAACATCCAGTTCTCAACCAACAAACGCAACATCAAACCACTCCGAATCCCCACATCGACAACCGGCTATCGAGATGACATATTCACGGCGTCTGCAACATCAG GTTCTTACAGTCTCTACAAGAAGAATCAAGTGAGCAACATCAAGCCCAGAGAAACCGTTGACCTAGGACTCCCAGGTACTAACCACTACTCCATCCAACAACCCCACGCTCACATCGAGTTCACCAATCGTTTTGCCCTCCCACCCACCAGCGAGAGTGTCTTCCAACAGTACAACAACCCTCCAATACCTCAATACGTTTTTGGAAAACATCCCCAAAGTAACGACGTTAATTATCAGTTCCACAATCAAAACGACGACTTCAGTAGAAATCTAGTACCACCACCTCACATTTATCAAAGTCAAGATAATGGTAGAggtaaacaacaacaaaacaacTTCGGGGAGAAGGCACAGTTACAATTGAAAAAGCCTAACGTTCCAGAAAATGTCGTCTTGCAAGTACCACCTTTCCAGTTTGGTTCTTCAAAAGATAACGCATCACCAGTGGAGGTGCAAGTTACTAAAGAGAAACTGAACGTGTTCCACAACGACGTTCCACAAAACTACAACGGACAATATCTCGAGTTCAGCTTCCAAAGTAACAGAAAACCAACGGAAATTCCGCGATACGAGGTCACGGAGGGTAAAATATGGGAACAGCCGCCCCCACAGCGACCTATCCGTACAAGAAAGCCGAGCAGTTCGCCCAAACAGCGACCAGAGTTGGATTTGAACCAACCGGCGTTTCTGCCAACGCCTTATCGACCAGAAGGACAAAGTCTAGCCCCCACGTCGCCCACTCAAAGCGAAGTGTCTACGATTTTCACAAAACTGTCCAAACTTCAGAGGAACAAAGAAGCGACCACCCCAAATCCATTTGGTTACAATGTCAAAGAGGTTTCTACTCATTACCCGATTTTCGGCAAGCCGGTTTTCGGCGAGCCACCACACTCCTCTCAAGAACTTTCTAACGACATAACAACGCATCAACATCACGAAGAAGTGGTAACGACAACGAGAGAGCCTCAACGGATCAGACCCCACAGAAGAAGAAGGCCTGATAGGCGCACCACTACGACAACCACGACAACGGAAGTACCGGTAGAGGTGGCGAGTTATAGTTCTCAGAAGGTACAAGAAAATGAAGCGCCTGCGTCAGCGGAGACTGAAAGACCGATCAGGCAAAGAAGGCCGACGCGTTACAGAACGACTACGCCCGCGACTGAGGTTGAGGAAACTTACACGAAAGCTAGCAGAGGAAGAAATAGGTACAGACACAGAAATACAGACAATTTCAATTATGAATCGATCAGAACGAGGCCTAGACCATCCCGAGTGGAAACCACGACGAAAATGCCCGAAAACCACAAGTCAGAAGAAGAGCATTATGGACAGTCGGGTGAAGTGATGTACTCTGAATCAGAAGAAGCTGCTTCAGAAAAGAGTGAGGAAATTGAAGAGTCTCCGAAAGCTGAAACCATAGAGTTGGAGCTGCCGGGTCGCCACTACCCCACCGAGCCTCCAAAGAAAGTGAGGTATGAGACAATCAGACCCTTTATCATAATCACAACGACTGAAAAGACTCCAACAACAAATCTGGTCATTCCCGAAAACGAAGTCGACTCCAGTTCGGAGTCTAGCACTGAAGAGGCGACAACAACGGCAGCGCCGACCACAACCACGACGACCGCAAATCCGCACAGGATCAGAGGGCGTCCCCTCAAATTCGACAACTCCAACAGACCCCGATTTAGCGTCAAGGACTACAGACAAAAACTGAGCCAGTACAGTACGACTTCGGCGCCAGAAACTCACCGAACAACTTCCGAAAGTGTGAGAATCAGACTGCCGAGTCGACTGAGACGGCCGTCGACTGCTCCGACTAATAACCACGAAGAGGAGAGTACAGAACCGGTCAGGTCTAAGTTTGTGCCGAAAGATGCGAGACACGGGGGCACAACCCAAGAGGCGAACGAAGCAGTCATTACAGAAAAGCAAGTGAAGAGCGTGAACACCAGATTGAGGCCTTTCGGACGGTACAAGTCTACCACTGCGGCGACGACTACTACACCGAAGGTGTCCATAAAACCGAACCTTTTCAACAGGAAGCGGCCACCGATGCTCAGTTTGAGGAGCAAGATCTACAACAAATACAACAAGAATTCTACTGAAGCGGTAACTGAGAGGGCGACGACGACCGAAGAGAGCGAAGTGGAAGAGACCACGGAGGAGTACGATCGTGAAGCAGAAGAGGATTCGATTACGGAGGCTAGCTGGAAGAAATCTACGTCCACTGAAGAAAACTTAGATGTTGATACTACCACTGTTGGTGATATTTCGAAGGTCGATTCGAATATGTATTCGCAGAGGGTCTCTGATTTGACCTCGTCCGCTAAAAATGACTACAACACACCAGGTTTGTTCAAATCTGTGGCGCCGACGAGCAGGAGGATTCCAAACTACTTCACTATAAGTACCGATGATCCGATACTGCCCATAGAGGCGTTCTTTCCCAATATCAAAGACAAAATGAGGGACAAGGACTTTTAA
- the LOC138124993 gene encoding zinc finger Y-chromosomal protein-like codes for MGSRTKLKWFRCDQCEYKSREKCILKRHKLVRHTPVDEIEWFKCAQCEFKAKLEANLKRHNLLRHKPVDEIEWFKCDECEFRTKQAGDLKRHKLSRHTSNDEIEWFKCDQCEFKGKRGVHLKTHNLLRHTPVNEIEWFKCDECEFKSKLAGRLKRHKLARHTFDDEIEWFKCDQCEFKSKRGEHLKSHNLLRHTPVDEIEWFKCDECEFKTKRAGDLKRHKLVRHTSDDEIEWFKCDECEFKTKRAGDIKRHKLARHTPLDEGLWFKCGKCEYKTKQTGTLKTHIFTKHASSKKRLWFHCEKCEYKAERIETLITHMLTKHEF; via the coding sequence ATGGGCAGTCGAACAAAACTAAAATGGTTTAGGTGTGATCAGTGTGAATACAAATCCAGAGAaaagtgtattttaaaaagacataAACTTGTACGACACACGCCCGTCGATGAAATAGAATGGTTTAAGTGTGCTCAATGTGAATTCAAAGCCAAACTAGaggcaaatttaaaaagacATAATCTTTTACGACACAAGCCCGTCGATGAAATAGAATGGTTTAAGTGCGATGAATGTGAATTCAGAACTAAACAAGCGGGAGATTTAAAAAGACATAAACTTTCACGACACACGTCCAACGATGAAATAGAATGGTTTAAGTGTGATCAATGTGAATTCAAAGGTAAACGAGGGGtacatttaaaaacacataATCTTTTACGACACACGCCCGTCAATGAAATAGAATGGTTTAAGTGTGATGAATGTGAATTCAAATCTAAACTAGCGGGACGTTTAAAAAGACATAAACTTGCACGACACACGTTCGACGATGAAATAGAATGGTTTAAGTGTGATCAATGTGAATTCAAATCTAAACGAGGGGAACATTTAAAATCACATAATCTTTTACGACACACGCCCGTCGATGAAATAGAATGGTTTAAGTGTGATGAATGTGAATTCAAAACTAAACGAGCGGGAGATTTAAAAAGACATAAACTTGTACGACACACGTCCGACGATGAAATAGAATGGTTTAAGTGTGATGAATGTGAATTCAAAACTAAACGAGCGGGAGATATAAAAAGACATAAACTTGCACGACACACACCCCTCGATGAAGGACTATGGTTTAAGTGTGGTAAATGTGAATATAAAACTAAACAAACAGGAACTTTAAAAACTCACATATTTACAAAGCATGCATCTTCCAAAAAAAGACTATGGTTTCACTGTGAAAAATGTGAATATAAAGCTGAACGAATAGAAACTTTAATAACCCACATGTTAACAAAACATGAgttctaa
- the LOC138122964 gene encoding activating signal cointegrator 1: MSSKNLLLNHLKVILGRNHVESDIVDYIDSMKHKDDLDEFMENILDRNNVSHVTSYEGICKVLFGNKSSNKNNTEANVAVKFQEKPSKGNKFHKGKKKFSDINTYQEKKKIQEGRTICDCDGQEHEFMNNCLNCGRIHCFEEGPGPCFFCNELVTVMGEESFVETSARKGKTATVTKHKENTVFDDDNDYFKTSASKSQNKEDKRKMVVALDFATRRVIESTEEDVRIKEKLHDDIKKHLVNVEKLYRKLQKQSEVQAVPSDNNDLVELLVQMRHKKPMGVEDLGPEDGATHFVDYGKVYDEDVVANSDRGVCLSMHQPYASLLVAGVKKHEGRTWKTNHRGRLWIAATVKVPDDDEISGLEMFYRQYYNDSTLKFPRDYPTSCLLGCVFVEDCLDQETYRKRYPNGESSSPYVFICSNPIILPIFYPIVGKHKIYALDKELHNCAKLSIRHANYGVD; this comes from the exons ATGTCTTCGAAAAACCTTTTGTTGAATCatttaaaagttattttagGAAGAAACCATGTAGAGTCTGACATTGTAGA CTACATAGACAGTATGAAACATAAAGACGATTTGGACGAGTTTATGGAGAACATTTTGGACAGGAATAATGTAAGTCATGTAACATCATACGAAGGAATTTGCAAAGTTTTGTTTGGGAATaaatcttcaaataaaaataatactgaagcaaatgttgctgTTAAATTTCAAGAAAAACCAAGTAAAGGTAACAAGTTTCACAAGGGAAAGAAAAAATTCAGTGATATTAATACATaccaagaaaaaaagaaaatacaagAAG gtcGAACTATTTGTGACTGTGACGGACAGGAACATGAATTTATGAATAACTGTttaaattgtggaagaattcATTGTTTTGAGGAAGGACCTGGTCCTTGCTTCTTCTGTAATGAACTA GTAACAGTTATGGGTGAGGAATCATTCGTCGAGACCAGTGCTCGCAAAGGGAAAACAGCCACCGTTACTAA GCACAAGGagaacacagtttttgacgaTGACAACGACTACTTTAAAACGAGCGCTTCCAAAAGTCAGAACAAAGAAGACAAACGCAAAATGGTAGTGGCGCTGGACTTTGCCACAAGAAGAGTAATAGAAAGCACAGAGGAAGACGTGAGAATCAAAGAAAAACTTCATGACGACATCAAAAAACATCTCGTTAACGTTGAAAAACTGTACAGAAAATTGCAGAAACAATCTGAAGTACAAGCTGTCCCTTCA GATAATAATGATTTAGTCGAGTTACTGGTTCAAATGAGACATAAAAAACCAATGGGTGTCGAGGATTTGGGTCCAGAAGACGGCGCTACACATTTTGTCGATTACGGCAAAGTGTACGACGAAGACGTCGTCGCGAATTCGGACCGTGGGGTCTGTCTAAGCATGCATCAACCCTACGCCAGTCTGCTCGTTGCCGGTGTCAAAAA ACATGAGGGTAGAACGTGGAAGACCAATCACAGAGGAAGACTTTGGATAGCGGCGACTGTCAAGGTTCCAGATGACGATGAGATTTCGGGGTTAGAAATGTTCTATCGTCAATATTATAACG ATTCAACGCTGAAGTTTCCGAGGGATTACCCGACTAGTTGTCTGTTAGGTTGCGTGTTTGTCGAAGACTGTCTCGATCAAGAAACTTATAGGAAGCGGTACCCCAATGGGGAAAGTAGCAGTCCTTACGTTTTCATTTGCTCCAATCCGATCATTTTGCCTATATTTTACCCCATAGTGGGCAAACACAAGATTT atGCACTAGATAAGGAGCTACACAATTGTGCCAAGTTATCAATCAGACATGCCAACTACGGTgttgattga